The window GAGAGCCGGAGATTCCCTCCACTCCATAGCTGGAGAAATTTAATAATCATTAGACCTTTTGGTTAACACGGCGATAGGATTGTCGTAAGTCTTGCTTTTGGTCTTtgatcattaaaatttgaaaccgatataatgttttttgtgtttctctactatcatttgataaaaattgagtactcttgtcattttattttttatttaataaagattttttatagaataacttaaattattaatgatgaaaaaaattcaaagatcacttataacatcccacatcatttAAGAAAGTAAATcatgtaagctttatatgtatattcctatctctacctagcacgaggttttttgggagctcattaaCTTCGAAGCGTGCGAGAGCATTCatatgatgggtgatccactgggaagttctcgtctgaattctcagaaacaaaactgtgagagCGTGGTCGAAGTCCAAAgcagataatatcgtgctactgtAGAATCGAGCTCAGAATATAATGGAGCTTAGGCCGGAATGTGAAATCACTTCTATCGTTATcaaatcttaaaaataaaagtaaaaagtaaTACCATTCGCTGAGATGATGTTGGCTAAAAAAACCCTTATTATCATGGAGAAatgtgaaaattgaaattaaagattGAGTGCAGTGAGTGGAGTGGACCAGCGTGAGTTGGGTTGGAGAGGGGCGAGGGAGAGAGTGGGTCAGACTCAGGAGTCTGGATAGGTGGGGTCCCACTGTTGCTATTCATCCACGGTCCTGAAAATGGCGTCACCTTGGGTCCGAGCTGGCAGTGATACCAGGCTGTACCCAGCTGTCTCCCAaccccaaaataaataaatcaaaaaatACGATGCCCTTTGCACTTTCCAATTTAGAAAactccaaatccaaatccaaatcagAAATCAATGGCAGGAGCAACACCATTTGCCCTAAGACTCAActgagaaagggagagaggcACGGGCGCATTAGCATTTcctctttgattttattttgctGGTGAAAATGGATCCATGCCCATTTGTGCGGGTCACGGTGGGCAATCTCGCTCTCAAGATCCCCGTCGCCTCCAAGCCCGCTCGCTCCGTCGTTCACCCTTCCTCCTCCCCATGCTTCTGCAAGATCAAGCTCAACATCCTCAACCTCCCCCCTCAAAACGCCGTCGTCCCCTGCCTCCCTCCCGACACCCAAACCCTCGACAaccccgccaccgccgccaccTTCCACCTCAGCAAGTCCGATCTGGACCGCCTCACCTCCAAGTCCATCTTCGCATCCAGGCTCTGCCTCAAAATCTCCATATACACCGGCCGAAGGGGCACCACTTGCGGCGTCAACTCCGGGAGGCTTTTGGGCCGGGTCTCCGTGCCGTTGGATCTGGCGGGAACGGAGTCCAAGCCCAGCGTTTTCCAGAACGGATGGGTCTCCGTGGGGAAAGGCCCCAACAAGGGTGGGTCGGCGGCCCAGACCCAGTTCCATTTGAATGTGAAGGCCGAACCCGACCCGAGATTTGTTTTCCAGTTCGACGGCGAACCTGAGTGCAGCCCGCAAGTGTTTCAGATCCGAGGCAACATCCGGCAGCCAGTCTTCACCTGCAAGTTCAGCTTCCGAGCCTCCGCCGACCGCACTCAGAGATCCAGGTATAATTCCCTTTTTTTCCAATTTAGGGTTTCAGTGTGATTTTCTGTTTGCGTTACGACGACGTTTTGTTCCATGTTCGTCTGAATTAAATCCTTCAAGCGGACTCAGATATCGTTAAATCTCTTTACGTAGCTTCTAAGCTCAATTTTTAATCCAAGCAAACGTTTGTTTAGTCTTTTTATTCCCATTTTGCCCCTCTAATCTTCTAAATTTTCAAGAGATAGGGTTCTAACAGATTCGAATTGTTTGATTCATGATTCGTTGCGTTTTGAATGCCAATGGCTCAAATCacaaattaatttttgtattcCCATTTTGCCCCTGTTTTCAGGTCTTTACAGTCGGAACAAGGCAGCTCTCGAAGCTGGCTGAGCTCGTTCGGGAGCGAGCGAGAGCGACCTGGGAAGGAACGAAAGGGCTGGTCCATAACGGTCCACGACCTCTCCGGGTCGCCCGTCGCTGCAGCCTCGATGGTCACGCCCTTTGTGGCCTCGCCCGGGTCGGACCGCGTCAGCCGCTCCAACCCTGGCTCCTGGCTCATTCTCCGGCCCGGCGACAACACCTGGAAGCCCTGGGGCCGTCTCGAGGCCTGGCGCGAACGAGGTGGCGCTGACGGCCTGGGATACCGATTTGAACTCATCCCCGACACCAGCGGCGCCGGCATTGTGTTGGCCGAGTCCACAATCAGCTTAAACAAGGGCGGCAAATTCGTCCTGGATCTCGGGTCAGGGTCCAGTAACCGACTCGGCCCAAATTCTCCGGGGTGTAGCCCGAGGGGGAGCGGGGACTTCGGGTACGGGTTGTGGCCTTACAGCATGTACAGAGGGTTCGTGATGTCGGCTAAGGTGGAGGGTGAAGGGAGGTGCAGCAAACCTGCGGTGGAGGTGAGCGTGCAGCACGTGAACTGCACGGAGGACGCAGCGGCTTTCGTGGCGTTGGCCGCAGCCGTTGATCTGAGCATGGACGCTTGCAGGCTTTTCTCGCAGCGGCTGAGGAAGGAGCTGTGTCAGCAGTCGGATCTGGTCGGCTGACTCGGATAGGGCCACGTCGTCGTTTTATGGGGTTTTGGACCTTTTCTTGTAATTTTGGAGGGAGTGGGGTTTGGTGgaagatttgatttttattagtACTACTAACAAACGGACTGATGAGAGAGAATGTGTAGGTGTATATAGTGAGAGAGGTAGACAGGGCACGCTTTGGTTTTAATCGTGTGGCTTGtgtttaatttttccttttagttttttaaatGGAGGGTTTGATTTGGctgcaatttttgtttttttttatttgaagataTTGTAGTTACTgacttcgaaaaaaaaaaaaatttgatgttaGTTTAGTCTTGGATTAATGAAATGGTTGGGGTGTTGGATTCGCTTTGTGATCTAATTGTTGGCAGCTAAAAcgcattaattaattttatgttagTTACTTTTCTGTGTTTGTAGTTTAGTATAAAGCAGTAATTAAATGATTGAGTTTATGGATACTCAATTATGTATGGAATTGAAAAGGTTGGAGGGAGGTGTTGAAGATTTGGGCAAGGGATGGCCGTGCATGCAAGTGGCGAATTGTTCTGGTGATTAGGTTTTTCTAAGTCATCCAAAGAGTCACTTACATAAAATGTATTCATCAAACATATCATCTCACTTGTAATAATGTAATGTCATCTCAATTTAATAATGTAATGTCATTTGATGATAAAACGGTTTGGTGGCGAATCCATTATGTGGCATTGTGTTAGTAACTTGATATCTATCGAATACTTTTTACGAATCTATTGATTACATTCttgtcaaaaaaaaacaaaaaacaaaaacaaaactcttttgtcaaccaaaatgtGGAAAGTAGTATATAACATGTTTCATTCCGAGTCTTGACGGTTAGTAAATAGCTTGACGGAAATGCATGACTTTGATTCTTGCTTACTCTAGtttcaaatttgtaaacatgcCCTTTCTTCCTTCCATGTTAACCAATTTATTAAATTTCCTTACCCTTTTTAAATTTCTCATATTTACACACATATTGTGTGAGTTCTAATCTAGTTCAAAtttataaaaaccaaaatttaaacaTACGTAGGGCCATACTCATTGCTCAATCAAATAGCATATATGACACTCGTTATTTATGTGAGACAAATCCAATGTGAGATATCTTCCTAACTTTGTTGCTAACTATGTGCTCAGTCCGATTCaatacaaattaaattcaaagtCTGTTTGATATccatttcgttttcagttttttttttttaactgaaatCTTGTTTACTACTTGAGTTTTTAAAAGTTGGCATTGAgtttacttttttgttttcaggttttaagtttttaaaaacTGAAACTATCAAACTATATTTTTGCTCTCACCACCTTATTTATCACTAttagataaatttaaatttcgagatttgTGTAGTGAATAAATacaatcttaaaatttaaaacttatcCAATCGTAATAAGTAGCGTGATGAACACACGAATTGTTAATTAATGTGGATGATAGCTGTAATGCGCCTATGGACTGGTGTTTGGCTTTGTTTGGTTGGGAGGATTAATGATATTCGGcgatgaagaagaatatcatagTTTTGTTGTGATTTGTTATGACTTTTGGAGCTGGCAGCCACCATTATTTAAACTACGGGATCCCGTCTTAGTTTAGCTGACTTCTAGAATTAGGATATTGGTTAAGTGAGCAGGTAtctcataaaattaaaataataagaaatgtAGAAGTATTTAACACAATACAATATTCAAATGATATAAAATAATTCCTGGCTCGAGCCGTCCTTTTTTTAATGACGACTTGATATTATTTCACTGTACAACGAACATTATGATCCGAactgatcattttttttttatcattattattaGATAATCTATAGAAAAACTTATTTAACTTGAAAACCTAAATACCTATCCTTGTGTGTCGAATAAAAAATTGAGTATGGTAACTGTAGTAGTATTCTCATGAAGAATCGTCAATTGTTtcattcactttaccctttattttgtctttttcgttaaaattcaaagttttcaagcatttttcattaa of the Pyrus communis chromosome 1, drPyrComm1.1, whole genome shotgun sequence genome contains:
- the LOC137738789 gene encoding uncharacterized protein → MDPCPFVRVTVGNLALKIPVASKPARSVVHPSSSPCFCKIKLNILNLPPQNAVVPCLPPDTQTLDNPATAATFHLSKSDLDRLTSKSIFASRLCLKISIYTGRRGTTCGVNSGRLLGRVSVPLDLAGTESKPSVFQNGWVSVGKGPNKGGSAAQTQFHLNVKAEPDPRFVFQFDGEPECSPQVFQIRGNIRQPVFTCKFSFRASADRTQRSRSLQSEQGSSRSWLSSFGSERERPGKERKGWSITVHDLSGSPVAAASMVTPFVASPGSDRVSRSNPGSWLILRPGDNTWKPWGRLEAWRERGGADGLGYRFELIPDTSGAGIVLAESTISLNKGGKFVLDLGSGSSNRLGPNSPGCSPRGSGDFGYGLWPYSMYRGFVMSAKVEGEGRCSKPAVEVSVQHVNCTEDAAAFVALAAAVDLSMDACRLFSQRLRKELCQQSDLVG